The following proteins are co-located in the Gordonia polyisoprenivorans genome:
- the ettA gene encoding energy-dependent translational throttle protein EttA, whose protein sequence is MAEFIYTMKKVRKAHGDKVILDDVTMSFFPGAKIGVVGPNGAGKSSILKIMAGIDQPSNGEAFLDPDATVGILQQEPPLNEEKTVKQNVEEGMGEIKVKLDRYNEIAELLATDYSDELMEEMGKLQEDLDNGDAWDLDSQLEQAMDALRCPPGDSPVTHLSGGERRRVALCKLLLSKPDLLLLDEPTNHLDAESVLWLEQFLASYPGAVLAVTHDRYFLDHVAEWICEVDRGKLIPYQGNYSTYLEKKAERLEVQGKKDQKLQKRLKEELAWVRSGAKARQTKNKARLARYEEMAAEAEKTRKLDFEEIQIPTPPRLGDVVVEVSHLDKGFDGRVLIKDLSFTLPRNGIVGVIGPNGVGKTTLFKTIVGLEKPDSGTVKVGETVKLSYVDQNRANIDPKKSVWEVVSDGLDYIEVGQNEMPSRAYVSAFGFKGPDQQKRSEVLSGGERNRLNLALTLKEGGNLILLDEPTNDLDVETLSSLENALEQFPGCAVVISHDRWFLDRTCTHILAWEGNVEEGTWFWFEGNFEAYEANKVDRLGADAARPHRVTHRKLTRD, encoded by the coding sequence GTGGCAGAGTTCATTTACACCATGAAGAAGGTGCGCAAGGCGCACGGTGACAAGGTCATCCTTGATGACGTCACGATGTCGTTCTTCCCGGGCGCCAAGATCGGCGTCGTCGGTCCGAACGGCGCGGGTAAGTCGTCGATCCTGAAGATCATGGCCGGCATCGACCAGCCGTCGAACGGCGAGGCCTTCCTCGACCCCGATGCGACCGTCGGCATCCTGCAGCAGGAGCCTCCCCTCAACGAGGAGAAGACGGTCAAGCAGAACGTCGAGGAGGGGATGGGCGAGATCAAGGTCAAGCTCGACCGCTACAACGAGATCGCCGAGCTGCTCGCGACCGACTACTCCGACGAGCTCATGGAGGAGATGGGCAAGCTGCAGGAGGACCTCGACAACGGCGACGCCTGGGATCTCGATTCCCAGCTCGAACAGGCGATGGACGCCCTGCGCTGCCCGCCCGGGGACTCGCCGGTCACCCACCTCTCCGGCGGTGAGCGGCGTCGCGTCGCACTGTGCAAACTGCTGCTGAGCAAGCCCGATCTGCTGCTGCTCGACGAGCCGACCAACCACCTCGACGCCGAGAGCGTGCTGTGGCTCGAGCAGTTCCTGGCGAGCTACCCGGGTGCGGTGCTGGCCGTCACCCACGACCGCTACTTCCTCGATCACGTGGCGGAGTGGATCTGTGAGGTCGATCGCGGCAAGCTGATCCCGTACCAGGGCAACTACTCCACCTATCTGGAGAAGAAGGCCGAGCGTCTGGAAGTCCAGGGCAAGAAGGACCAGAAGCTGCAGAAGCGCCTCAAGGAGGAGCTGGCCTGGGTCCGCTCGGGTGCCAAGGCCCGCCAGACCAAGAACAAGGCACGTCTGGCGCGCTACGAGGAGATGGCGGCCGAGGCGGAGAAGACGCGCAAGCTCGATTTCGAGGAGATCCAGATCCCCACCCCGCCCCGGCTGGGTGACGTCGTCGTGGAGGTCTCGCATCTGGACAAGGGCTTCGACGGTCGGGTGCTGATCAAGGACCTGTCGTTCACGTTGCCCCGCAACGGCATCGTCGGCGTGATCGGTCCGAACGGTGTCGGTAAGACGACCCTGTTCAAGACGATCGTCGGGTTGGAGAAGCCGGATTCGGGCACCGTCAAGGTCGGCGAGACGGTCAAGCTCAGCTACGTCGATCAGAATCGCGCGAACATCGACCCCAAGAAGTCGGTGTGGGAGGTCGTCTCCGACGGTCTGGACTACATCGAGGTCGGGCAGAACGAGATGCCCTCGCGTGCCTACGTGTCGGCGTTCGGTTTCAAGGGCCCCGATCAGCAGAAGCGTTCGGAGGTCCTCTCCGGTGGTGAGCGCAACCGCCTCAACCTGGCGTTGACCCTCAAAGAGGGCGGCAACCTGATCCTGCTGGACGAACCGACCAACGACCTCGACGTCGAGACCCTCTCGTCTCTGGAAAACGCGCTCGAGCAGTTCCCGGGGTGCGCGGTGGTCATCAGCCACGACCGCTGGTTCCTCGACCGCACCTGCACCCACATCCTCGCGTGGGAGGGCAACGTCGAAGAGGGCACCTGGTTCTGGTTCGAGGGCAACTTCGAGGCCTATGAGGCCAACAAGGTCGATCGCCTCGGCGCCGACGCGGCGCGCCCGCACCGGGTCACGCATCGCAAGCTCACGCGCGACTGA
- a CDS encoding MspA family porin — protein sequence MRSVPPLNRSPWTREGFLSLKGEGVIAGSGSVPVQSGTVAAGFQIGCNTDVTSGATVGISGGPSAQMNISYPPAVVIGATVTPNISTTLRPGTIADIPFGSKKMQTGKAGITVDGVHVKVDGCLGPVALRAYVTVSVSTALNDNTINVYGKPHYL from the coding sequence GTGCGCTCAGTGCCGCCGCTTAATCGATCACCGTGGACAAGAGAAGGATTTCTGAGTCTGAAGGGTGAGGGTGTGATCGCCGGGTCGGGTTCGGTGCCGGTGCAGTCTGGGACGGTGGCGGCTGGTTTTCAGATCGGCTGCAACACCGACGTCACCTCCGGCGCCACGGTCGGGATCTCGGGTGGGCCGTCGGCGCAGATGAACATTTCGTATCCGCCGGCGGTGGTGATCGGTGCGACGGTCACCCCGAACATCTCCACGACGTTGCGGCCGGGCACGATCGCCGATATTCCGTTCGGCAGCAAGAAGATGCAGACCGGGAAAGCCGGCATCACCGTCGACGGCGTGCATGTGAAGGTCGACGGCTGTCTGGGGCCGGTCGCCCTGCGCGCGTACGTCACCGTCAGTGTGTCAACAGCGTTGAACGACAACACGATCAACGTGTACGGCAAACCCCACTATCTCTGA
- a CDS encoding ABC transporter ATP-binding protein has product MYIDDAAPRDRYPFDLPVIGRLAASGGMQWPAGVTFLVGENGSGKSTLIEGLATAVGLNAEGGSQNYRFATRPTESDLGKNMTVVWGPSKPRSRFFLRGESFYNLATASENLGGSQLELFGGVSPHQRSHGESFLDLMRNRFFPDGLYIMDEPESALSPRGCMAAVALLTELASARCQIIIATHSPILLSVPGATILEVDEEVKPVSYDEAMPVRLTREFLQSPERFLRHLL; this is encoded by the coding sequence ATGTACATCGACGATGCGGCACCTAGAGATCGCTACCCGTTCGACCTGCCGGTTATCGGCAGGCTCGCCGCCTCTGGCGGCATGCAGTGGCCTGCTGGCGTTACATTCCTGGTTGGTGAGAATGGTTCAGGGAAGTCCACTCTGATCGAGGGACTTGCTACCGCGGTTGGACTGAACGCCGAAGGAGGCAGCCAAAACTATCGCTTTGCTACGCGACCCACCGAGTCTGACCTCGGGAAGAACATGACGGTTGTTTGGGGACCTAGCAAACCTCGCAGCAGATTCTTTCTTCGCGGTGAGTCATTCTATAATCTCGCGACGGCCAGTGAGAACCTCGGCGGGTCTCAACTCGAATTATTCGGTGGCGTATCACCGCATCAGCGTTCACACGGTGAGTCATTCTTGGATCTCATGCGAAATCGCTTCTTTCCCGACGGTCTCTACATTATGGACGAACCGGAATCTGCGCTCTCCCCGCGCGGCTGTATGGCAGCCGTGGCGCTTCTGACAGAGCTGGCGTCAGCTCGCTGCCAGATCATAATCGCCACCCATTCGCCAATTCTGCTCAGCGTCCCCGGAGCCACAATTCTTGAAGTAGACGAGGAGGTGAAGCCAGTCTCATATGACGAGGCTATGCCGGTCCGTCTCACCCGTGAGTTCTTGCAGTCACCGGAACGCTTCCTTCGCCATTTGTTGTGA
- a CDS encoding VOC family protein, translating to MTDAPSNIVAALARVHVDDLDAALPLYCELTGNEPQTFGFRDIRLATVGAFLLIEGGDEQARSRTATVIVRDVAVVERTVADLGGTVLEGPAPAPNGPRLIARHPDGAVVEYIQYD from the coding sequence ATGACCGACGCCCCCTCCAACATCGTTGCCGCCCTTGCCCGCGTCCACGTCGACGATCTCGACGCGGCGCTGCCGTTGTATTGCGAGCTCACCGGCAACGAGCCACAGACTTTCGGATTTCGAGATATCCGCCTCGCCACGGTCGGCGCGTTCCTGCTGATCGAGGGCGGCGATGAGCAGGCGCGCTCACGGACCGCGACCGTCATCGTCCGCGACGTCGCGGTGGTGGAGCGCACCGTCGCCGACCTCGGAGGCACTGTCCTCGAGGGGCCCGCACCCGCACCCAACGGTCCACGGTTGATCGCCAGACATCCCGATGGTGCTGTTGTCGAGTACATCCAGTACGACTGA
- a CDS encoding ISL3 family transposase, translating to MTQRSAIADTICRTIELGVTITDAAVDGEDRTHLFCQLLAPKNTCPACGHAGRLRDHVDREVADLPIVGHPTRLHLTVPRYVCATSDCATSIFRADLTAIVAPRAQVTRRTTTWIMRSMICDKMSVTAAAAAVGLSWNTVNTLACEAARTLAAAPARLAGVRVLGVDEHKWKHVRGQGESSFVTVLVDLTPIVDGTGPARLVDMVAGRSKAALKDWLDARDQAFRDRIRVVTMDGFTGYRAAAAESLDKARAVMDPFHVVHLAAEKLTLCRQRIQQDTCGHRGRSGDPLYGIRRTLLTRIGLLTDTQKTRLRTGLDAREEHVAVAVTYAIYQELIDAYDQPNKRDGKIAMYKLLKKINTGLPAGLAEVAQLGRSLWARRAEILAYFDTGASNGPVEAINGRLEHLRGIALGFRNLNHYILRSLIHSGQLAERLHAL from the coding sequence ATGACGCAGCGTAGCGCTATTGCCGACACGATTTGCCGCACCATCGAACTGGGCGTGACGATCACCGACGCCGCCGTCGACGGCGAGGATCGCACCCACCTGTTCTGCCAGCTCCTGGCCCCGAAGAACACCTGCCCGGCCTGCGGGCACGCAGGCCGGCTGCGTGATCACGTCGACCGCGAGGTCGCCGATCTGCCGATCGTCGGGCACCCGACCCGGCTGCACCTGACGGTGCCCCGCTATGTGTGCGCCACCAGCGACTGCGCGACGTCGATCTTCCGGGCTGACCTGACTGCGATCGTGGCACCGCGGGCGCAGGTCACCCGCCGCACCACCACCTGGATCATGCGGTCGATGATCTGCGACAAAATGAGCGTCACCGCGGCGGCGGCCGCGGTGGGGTTGAGCTGGAACACCGTCAACACTCTGGCGTGTGAGGCAGCCCGGACGCTGGCCGCCGCGCCCGCACGCCTGGCCGGCGTCCGCGTTCTCGGCGTGGATGAGCACAAGTGGAAACATGTTCGTGGCCAGGGGGAGTCGAGTTTCGTGACGGTGCTCGTCGACCTCACCCCGATCGTCGACGGGACCGGACCGGCACGGCTGGTGGATATGGTCGCCGGCCGCTCGAAAGCCGCGTTGAAGGACTGGCTCGACGCCCGCGATCAGGCGTTCCGGGATCGTATCCGGGTGGTCACGATGGACGGGTTCACCGGCTACCGCGCCGCGGCCGCGGAATCTCTGGACAAGGCGCGGGCGGTGATGGATCCGTTTCATGTGGTGCATCTGGCCGCGGAGAAACTCACCCTGTGTCGTCAACGCATACAACAGGATACGTGCGGACATCGGGGCCGATCCGGGGATCCGCTCTACGGCATCCGCCGGACCCTGCTGACCCGGATCGGGCTGCTCACCGACACACAGAAGACCCGCCTACGCACCGGTCTGGACGCCCGGGAGGAGCACGTGGCCGTGGCGGTCACCTACGCGATCTACCAGGAGTTGATCGACGCCTACGACCAGCCGAACAAGCGGGACGGGAAGATCGCGATGTACAAGCTACTCAAGAAGATCAACACCGGCCTACCCGCCGGTCTCGCCGAGGTAGCTCAACTCGGACGGTCGTTGTGGGCCCGACGTGCCGAGATCCTCGCCTACTTCGACACCGGCGCCTCCAACGGCCCAGTCGAAGCCATCAACGGACGCCTCGAACACCTCCGCGGTATCGCCCTCGGGTTCCGCAACCTCAACCACTACATCTTGCGGTCACTCATCCACTCCGGCCAACTCGCAGAACGCCTACACGCACTCTGA
- a CDS encoding IS1634 family transposase, whose amino-acid sequence MAFVRTVTTKSGATAVQIVYSHRGGSRQIEHIGSGHTDAEVAALKAVAAQRLAAGQQQLDLGVLAADGAGPLPITSSRMAVLLDAVTAVYDELGFGKIPNADRVFRDLVTARIIEPTSKLDSLRVLSEAGVAAPSYATVKRHLRTYAEPSWRHALAKTCAAHANIGPATLCLYDVTTLYFETDIADGFREPGFSKERRLEPQITVGLLTDAAGFPLMMEAFEGNRAETLTMMPPLTAFMTAHSLVDVTVVADAGMISAANMAAIENADLSFILGEKIPTIPYQIMKWHKDNPDTIPPDGLTLTQPQPATSKTSYRRHRVIYYRYSADRARRSLRGINEQIAKAEKAVAGQIPVKRNRFVTLQGGDKHVNRALETRARTLAGWKAYATNISSPTPDFVIGSYHQLWRIEKSFRMSKSDLAARPIFHHLEDSIRAHLTIVFAALAITRIIETRTGWSIKKFVTTARRYRTITIQAAGHTLTAADPLPADLADAITAISSGH is encoded by the coding sequence GTGGCGTTTGTGCGGACGGTGACGACCAAGTCGGGGGCGACTGCTGTGCAGATCGTGTACTCGCATCGTGGTGGGTCGCGTCAGATCGAGCACATCGGGTCGGGACACACTGATGCCGAGGTCGCAGCGTTGAAGGCGGTCGCGGCGCAGCGTCTGGCCGCGGGCCAGCAGCAGCTCGACCTCGGTGTACTCGCTGCTGATGGTGCGGGGCCCTTACCGATCACCAGCTCACGGATGGCGGTGCTGCTGGATGCGGTGACCGCGGTTTACGACGAACTCGGCTTCGGAAAGATCCCGAACGCCGACCGTGTGTTTCGGGATCTCGTGACCGCTCGGATCATCGAGCCGACCAGTAAACTCGACTCGTTGCGGGTCCTGTCCGAGGCCGGAGTCGCTGCTCCCTCGTATGCGACTGTCAAACGTCACCTGCGCACCTATGCCGAACCGTCGTGGCGACATGCGTTAGCGAAAACCTGTGCTGCTCACGCGAATATAGGGCCAGCGACGCTGTGCTTGTACGATGTGACGACGTTGTACTTCGAGACCGACATCGCCGACGGGTTCCGCGAACCCGGGTTCTCGAAAGAACGTCGGCTGGAACCACAGATCACGGTCGGGTTGCTCACCGATGCCGCCGGTTTCCCGTTGATGATGGAAGCGTTCGAGGGCAACCGAGCCGAGACGCTGACGATGATGCCGCCACTGACCGCGTTCATGACCGCCCACTCGCTGGTGGATGTGACCGTGGTCGCCGATGCCGGGATGATCTCGGCGGCCAACATGGCGGCCATCGAGAACGCCGACCTGTCGTTCATCCTGGGTGAGAAGATTCCTACCATTCCGTACCAGATCATGAAGTGGCACAAAGACAATCCCGATACGATCCCGCCAGACGGGTTGACGTTGACCCAGCCGCAGCCGGCGACCTCGAAAACCAGTTACCGGCGTCATCGGGTGATCTACTACCGCTACAGCGCCGATCGCGCACGCCGGAGCCTGCGCGGGATCAACGAGCAGATCGCCAAGGCCGAGAAAGCCGTGGCCGGGCAGATCCCGGTCAAACGGAACCGGTTCGTCACCCTGCAAGGCGGTGACAAACACGTCAACCGCGCCCTGGAAACCAGGGCCCGAACCCTGGCCGGGTGGAAAGCCTATGCCACCAATATCAGTTCCCCGACACCAGATTTCGTGATCGGCTCCTACCATCAGTTGTGGCGGATCGAGAAAAGCTTCCGCATGTCCAAAAGTGATCTGGCCGCCCGCCCGATCTTCCACCACCTCGAAGACTCGATCCGCGCACACCTGACGATCGTGTTCGCCGCACTGGCCATCACCCGAATCATCGAAACCCGCACCGGCTGGTCGATCAAGAAGTTCGTCACCACCGCCCGCCGCTACCGCACCATCACCATCCAAGCCGCCGGCCATACCCTCACCGCCGCCGACCCCCTACCCGCCGACCTCGCAGACGCCATCACCGCCATCAGCAGTGGACACTAA
- a CDS encoding alpha/beta hydrolase has product MRLSISAARAWPVADISAAADAATTAAGVLEQGLDVALGSALRPSEWHGKTHDAALARLRQEHDHAYEVRNVLQQIADEAADARTDLEQARSELLAAVDEARRLGFTVTDEGTVSHSLATRSADAAAFQAWIQQGLRVLDEVDELYGTRLDDLRADLASMILGQPDVTVPGLGTMDPDAMVRTLNSLDVDQRRTLLAQTDADDLRRLIQADPETMGNLNGVPFEMRGVANEISIRNALAGEIRTHGVDTDRARMLQSFLEQRKAPYSSGQGHAPNAPLTAHTERVFVSFTDGDNPRLVEMVGALTPTTRNATVYVPGTGTNARGYGGGNWTAAYNLAEQTCGPVFIYLDGDFPQNVVNPPRLPISTNPLDQVKALASVIDDSAVDPQFALEMAPRLVDFGHALDAEIASIAPSATTTYLGHSYGGTIVGTADQLGLRADNVIHASSAGTGVLGAAANSPGVHRYTITAPFDPIMMSRLIPDNTLGDSPDLAGYQPLPTGRDGNGEWLFGLSAHGSYFNDPESDAFAAMVGVITGTHHTSTETLAEILDRIRDASQPTIGPVPPLPGNGGHAGPPGTPPSLPTPLIPDVPLRTW; this is encoded by the coding sequence ATGCGCCTCTCCATCTCCGCTGCCCGCGCCTGGCCCGTGGCCGACATCTCTGCGGCAGCAGACGCAGCCACCACTGCCGCGGGTGTTCTCGAGCAGGGACTCGACGTCGCGCTCGGCAGCGCACTTCGGCCAAGCGAGTGGCACGGCAAGACACATGACGCGGCCCTCGCCCGCCTGCGCCAGGAACACGATCACGCCTACGAGGTGCGAAATGTGTTGCAGCAGATCGCCGATGAAGCCGCCGATGCCCGCACAGACCTCGAGCAGGCACGCAGTGAGCTACTCGCCGCCGTCGACGAGGCGCGGCGGCTCGGTTTCACCGTCACCGACGAGGGCACGGTCTCCCATTCGCTGGCGACGAGATCAGCGGACGCCGCGGCGTTCCAGGCCTGGATCCAGCAGGGCCTTCGGGTTCTCGACGAGGTCGACGAACTCTACGGCACCAGACTCGACGATCTGCGCGCCGACCTCGCCTCGATGATCCTGGGCCAGCCGGACGTGACGGTGCCAGGTCTGGGCACCATGGACCCGGATGCGATGGTTCGGACCCTGAACTCGCTCGACGTCGACCAGCGGCGCACTCTGCTCGCCCAGACCGACGCCGACGATCTGCGGCGGCTCATCCAGGCCGACCCCGAGACCATGGGAAACCTGAACGGCGTTCCCTTCGAGATGCGCGGTGTCGCCAACGAGATCAGCATCCGCAACGCGCTGGCCGGCGAGATCCGCACGCACGGCGTCGACACCGACCGCGCACGAATGCTGCAGTCCTTTCTCGAGCAGCGCAAGGCGCCGTACTCGTCGGGCCAGGGCCACGCACCCAACGCCCCACTGACGGCACACACCGAGCGCGTGTTCGTCTCCTTCACCGACGGTGACAACCCACGGCTGGTCGAGATGGTCGGCGCGCTCACACCCACCACCCGCAACGCCACCGTCTACGTACCCGGTACCGGCACCAACGCGCGCGGCTACGGCGGTGGCAACTGGACAGCGGCCTACAACCTGGCGGAGCAGACGTGTGGTCCGGTGTTCATCTACCTCGACGGCGACTTTCCGCAAAACGTGGTCAACCCACCGCGGTTGCCGATCTCGACCAATCCCCTCGACCAGGTCAAGGCCTTGGCATCGGTCATCGACGACTCCGCCGTCGATCCGCAGTTCGCACTCGAGATGGCGCCGCGGCTGGTCGATTTCGGCCACGCCCTCGACGCCGAGATCGCCTCGATCGCGCCGTCGGCTACGACGACCTACCTCGGGCACTCCTACGGCGGGACCATCGTGGGAACCGCCGATCAGCTCGGATTGCGCGCCGACAACGTCATTCACGCGTCGTCGGCCGGAACCGGCGTACTGGGGGCGGCTGCGAACAGTCCAGGTGTGCACCGGTACACCATCACCGCACCCTTCGACCCCATCATGATGTCGCGCCTCATACCCGACAACACCCTCGGCGACAGCCCCGACCTGGCGGGCTACCAACCATTGCCCACCGGACGAGATGGCAACGGGGAGTGGCTGTTCGGACTGTCGGCGCACGGGTCGTACTTCAACGACCCCGAGTCGGACGCCTTCGCGGCGATGGTCGGGGTGATCACCGGGACACACCACACCAGCACTGAGACGCTCGCGGAGATCCTCGACAGGATCCGTGACGCGTCACAACCCACAATCGGCCCGGTGCCGCCGCTGCCCGGCAATGGCGGGCACGCGGGGCCACCGGGCACACCTCCCTCGCTCCCCACTCCTCTGATCCCCGATGTACCGCTGCGCACGTGGTGA
- a CDS encoding DUF6188 family protein, producing the protein MSVAMPLPLAGDKVIDIDGGYTIILRTNNHNFLTLEDPMVCVTNAGERFVVDPREGSPRVELLLPLMESPITSAADTEEYQLTILLDSGFSFFVEPNHDGYESWNARYGDHIIVAMWEPDLGRKLR; encoded by the coding sequence ATGAGCGTAGCCATGCCACTTCCGCTGGCTGGCGACAAGGTTATCGATATTGACGGCGGCTACACCATTATTCTAAGAACGAACAACCACAATTTCCTCACCCTTGAGGACCCCATGGTCTGTGTCACTAACGCGGGCGAAAGATTCGTTGTTGATCCACGAGAGGGGTCTCCGCGCGTTGAATTGCTATTACCGTTGATGGAGAGTCCGATTACTTCGGCGGCCGACACCGAGGAATATCAGCTGACTATTCTACTCGATAGTGGGTTCTCCTTCTTTGTCGAACCAAATCACGATGGATATGAATCGTGGAATGCGCGGTACGGCGACCACATAATTGTGGCAATGTGGGAGCCAGACTTGGGTAGAAAACTGCGGTAA
- a CDS encoding formylglycine-generating enzyme family protein, with the protein MHGDTSDTGRRALRAGSASGLTDLVAIPTADFEMGSDRFYAEERPAHPRHVESFSIEVHPVTNAQFSAFVADTGYRTVAERPLDPADFPGADSAELVAGAVVFTPTDGPVDLTDWRAWWRYVPGASWRHPLGPDSGVDDLLDHPVTQIAYADADAYARWAGRRLPTEAEWECAARGGLDGHDYAWGDELHPDGAVVANTWIGRFPYRNEGWGGTSPVGYYPPNPFGLFDMIGNVWERTSEVFTPRHVPPDMSTVTAGGRQNLLAPSTSPAVLRVTKGGSHLCSPQYCRRYRPAARSPQSDDSATSHLGFRCVA; encoded by the coding sequence GTGCACGGCGACACCTCCGATACCGGCCGGCGCGCCCTTCGCGCCGGGTCGGCATCCGGACTGACCGACCTCGTCGCCATCCCCACGGCCGACTTCGAGATGGGCTCGGACCGCTTCTACGCCGAGGAGCGACCCGCCCACCCCCGCCACGTGGAGTCTTTTTCCATCGAGGTTCACCCGGTGACCAACGCACAGTTCTCGGCGTTCGTCGCCGACACCGGCTACCGGACCGTCGCCGAGCGGCCACTCGACCCGGCCGACTTCCCGGGTGCCGACTCCGCAGAGCTCGTTGCCGGCGCAGTGGTGTTCACCCCGACCGACGGCCCCGTGGACCTCACCGACTGGCGCGCATGGTGGCGCTACGTGCCCGGTGCGTCGTGGCGCCATCCACTCGGCCCCGACTCCGGGGTCGACGACCTGCTCGACCACCCAGTGACCCAGATCGCCTATGCCGATGCCGACGCGTACGCCCGGTGGGCCGGGCGCCGCCTGCCCACCGAGGCCGAGTGGGAATGCGCGGCCCGGGGCGGGCTCGACGGTCACGACTACGCGTGGGGCGACGAGCTCCACCCGGACGGCGCGGTCGTGGCCAACACGTGGATCGGGAGATTCCCCTACCGCAACGAGGGCTGGGGCGGGACCAGTCCGGTCGGGTATTACCCGCCGAATCCGTTCGGCCTGTTCGACATGATCGGCAACGTGTGGGAACGCACCTCCGAGGTGTTCACACCCCGCCACGTCCCGCCCGACATGTCGACGGTCACCGCGGGCGGACGGCAGAACCTGTTGGCGCCCAGCACTTCTCCTGCTGTCCTGCGTGTCACCAAGGGTGGCTCTCACCTGTGTTCACCCCAGTACTGTCGTCGATACCGACCTGCCGCGCGCTCACCGCAATCCGACGACTCCGCCACCTCACACCTCGGTTTCCGCTGCGTCGCCTGA